The following coding sequences are from one Nicotiana tabacum cultivar K326 chromosome 1, ASM71507v2, whole genome shotgun sequence window:
- the LOC107826717 gene encoding CASP-like protein 1C2 → MILALDSSLSKAKKICSVILRILAICAMVSAAIVMATSHEKITIFSVSFEANYSRTPAFKYFFVANIGGSVYSIVVLFLPRKTSLSRLILISDLVVTMVLTSSVSAALAVAHVGKKGNSHAGRLPICAQLHNFCNQVGGALIAAFVVMENRYEQRKQIARITCM, encoded by the exons ATGATTTTAGCTCTGGATTCCTCCCTGTCTAAGGCCAAGAAAATTTGCAGTGTTATTCTAAGAATTCTGGCTATCTGTGCGATGGTTTCAGCAGCCATAGTAATGGCAACAAGCCATGAGAAGATCACCATATTTTCTGTATCATTTGAAGCCAATTATAGTCGCACTCCAGCTTTCAA GTATTTTTTCGTCGCAAACATTGGTGGAAGTGTCTATAGTATCGTTGTTCTTTTCCTACCTCGGAAGACTTCGCTGTCACGATTAATCCTAATCTCTGATTTG GTTGTGACAATGGTGTTAACTTCAAGTGTATCGGCAGCATTGGCGGTTGCTCATGTGGGAAAGAAAGGGAACTCTCATGCAGGCCGGCTACCAATTTGTGCCCAACTTCACAACTTTTGCAACCAAGTTGGTGGAGCTCTTATTGCTGCCTTCGTAGTGATGGAAAACAGGTATGAACAGCGGAAGCAAATAGCCAGAATCACTTGCATGTAA